The proteins below are encoded in one region of Streptomyces marianii:
- the glgX gene encoding glycogen debranching protein GlgX has product MQVWPGQAYPLGATYDGAGTNFAVYSEAAHRIELCLLHDDGSETAVELRETDAFVRHAYLPGVMPGQRYGFRVHGPYEPEHGQRCNSAKLLLDPYARAMSGRVDWGEAVYGYHFGRPDSRNDLDSAPHTMASVVVNPYFDWGDDRPPRTDYHRTVIYEAHVKGLTMLHPALPEELRGTYAGLAHPEVISHLTELGITALELMPVHQFVNDHRLVDAGLNNYWGYNTIGFFAPHNSYASWGDRGQQVLEFKSAVRALHHAGIEVILDVVYNHTAEGNHLGPTLSFRGIDNASYYRLTEDRRYYMDTTGTGNSMLMRSPHVLQLIMDSLRYWVTEMHVDGFRFDLAATLARQFHEVDRLSSFFDLVQQDPVVSQVKLIAEPWDVGEGGYQVGRFPPLWTEWNGMYRDTVRDLWRGEPRTLAEFASRLTGSSDLYQDDGRRPLASVNFVTCHDGFTLHDLVSYNEKHNEANGEGNRDGESHNRSWNCGAEGETEDGGVRELRNRQMRNFIATLMLSQGVPMLSHGDEFARTQRGNNNAYCQDNELSWVRWPESTADQDGTLLAFTRAMVWLRRDHQVFRRRRFFHGRPVEGTHDELSDIAWFTPEGSEMTSRDWQAAHAKALTVFLNGHAISEPGPRGERISDDSFLLMFNASDDDLDFAVPVDHGRQWQVVVDTARPEGVPPGQGPKVDAGERIRMISRSLTVLRRPA; this is encoded by the coding sequence ATGCAGGTCTGGCCGGGACAGGCGTATCCACTCGGTGCCACGTACGACGGCGCCGGCACCAATTTCGCGGTCTACTCAGAGGCCGCGCACCGAATCGAGCTGTGTCTGCTCCACGACGACGGCTCCGAGACCGCGGTCGAGCTCCGCGAGACCGACGCGTTCGTGCGCCACGCCTACCTGCCGGGCGTGATGCCCGGACAGCGCTACGGCTTTCGGGTGCACGGACCGTACGAGCCCGAGCACGGGCAGCGGTGCAACTCCGCGAAACTGCTCCTCGACCCGTACGCGCGGGCGATGAGCGGCCGCGTCGACTGGGGGGAGGCGGTCTACGGCTACCATTTCGGCAGACCGGACTCGCGCAACGATCTCGACTCCGCTCCGCACACGATGGCGTCGGTCGTCGTCAACCCGTACTTCGACTGGGGTGACGACCGCCCGCCGCGCACCGACTACCACCGCACGGTCATCTACGAGGCCCACGTCAAGGGCCTGACGATGCTGCACCCCGCACTGCCGGAGGAACTGCGCGGGACGTACGCCGGGCTCGCCCATCCCGAGGTGATCTCGCACCTGACGGAACTGGGCATCACGGCACTGGAGTTGATGCCGGTGCACCAGTTCGTCAACGACCACCGGCTGGTCGACGCGGGCCTGAACAACTACTGGGGGTACAACACCATCGGGTTCTTCGCCCCGCACAACAGCTACGCGTCCTGGGGCGACCGGGGCCAGCAGGTCCTGGAGTTCAAGTCCGCGGTGCGGGCGCTGCACCATGCGGGCATCGAGGTCATCCTCGACGTCGTCTACAACCACACCGCCGAGGGGAACCACCTCGGCCCGACGCTGTCGTTCCGCGGCATCGACAACGCCTCGTACTACCGGCTCACCGAGGACCGCCGGTACTACATGGACACGACCGGCACCGGCAACTCGATGCTGATGCGCTCTCCGCACGTCCTCCAGCTGATCATGGACTCGCTGCGGTACTGGGTCACCGAGATGCACGTCGACGGCTTCCGCTTCGACCTGGCGGCGACCCTCGCACGTCAGTTCCACGAGGTGGACCGGCTGTCGTCGTTCTTCGACCTGGTCCAGCAGGACCCGGTGGTCAGCCAGGTGAAGCTGATCGCCGAGCCGTGGGACGTCGGCGAGGGCGGCTACCAGGTGGGCAGGTTCCCACCGCTGTGGACGGAGTGGAACGGTATGTACCGGGACACGGTGCGGGACCTGTGGCGCGGGGAGCCGCGCACCCTCGCCGAGTTCGCGTCCCGGCTGACCGGCTCCTCCGACCTGTACCAGGACGACGGCCGGCGTCCGCTCGCCTCCGTCAACTTCGTCACCTGCCACGACGGGTTCACCCTGCACGACCTCGTCTCGTACAACGAGAAGCACAACGAGGCCAACGGGGAGGGCAACCGGGACGGGGAGAGCCACAACCGGTCCTGGAACTGCGGCGCGGAGGGGGAGACGGAGGACGGCGGGGTCCGGGAGCTGCGCAACCGCCAGATGCGAAACTTCATCGCGACCCTGATGCTGTCGCAGGGCGTGCCGATGCTCAGCCACGGCGACGAGTTCGCCCGCACCCAGCGGGGCAACAACAACGCGTACTGCCAGGACAACGAGCTGTCCTGGGTGCGCTGGCCGGAGTCGACGGCGGACCAGGACGGCACGCTGCTCGCGTTCACGCGTGCGATGGTGTGGCTGCGCCGCGACCACCAGGTGTTCCGGCGGCGGCGCTTCTTCCACGGCCGGCCGGTGGAGGGCACGCACGACGAGCTCTCCGACATCGCCTGGTTCACGCCGGAGGGCTCGGAGATGACGTCGCGGGACTGGCAGGCGGCCCATGCGAAGGCCCTGACGGTCTTCCTGAACGGCCACGCCATCTCGGAGCCGGGCCCGCGCGGCGAGCGGATCTCCGACGACTCGTTCCTGCTGATGTTCAACGCGAGCGACGACGACCTGGACTTCGCCGTGCCGGTCGACCACGGCCGGCAGTGGCAGGTCGTGGTGGACACCGCGCGGCCCGAGGGTGTCCCTCCGGGACAGGGGCCGAAGGTGGACGCGGGCGAGCGGATCAGGATGATCAGCCGGAGTCTGACGGTGCTGCGGCGGCCGGCGTAG
- the treY gene encoding malto-oligosyltrehalose synthase — protein sequence MTPTATYRLQLQPDFPFRAAEEAVPYLAGLGVSHLHLSPVLEAVPGSPHGYDVVDHDRVREELGGEEGLRALARTARRHGLGLVVDIVPNHMAAAPRYNRALREVLREGPESPFARWFDIDWDAGGGKVLMPVLGERLGEELGALRVEGRSLHYGEHTFPVREGTEELPLPELLDAQWYRLGWWRLARTELNYRRFFTISELIGVRVEDPEVFAATHAKILELVRDGVVEGLRIDHPDGLADPEGYLLRLDEATGGCWTVVEKILTGDERLPASWPVAGTTGYDALYRIDGLFTDPDGAGELLRQYRDHATPAGDRGGYWGATVRRAAHKVVTHELAAETEALARLAERVCAADTALRDHAPWALRTAIRELLVRVPVYRPYRTGGESVVTADAALRAKAVFAVAREGDAVDVVRDLALGRLGNGPDQRAFRARFAQTSSALRAKSVEDTAFYRYVPLLSANEVGGDPGRPAVAPEEFHAYCARLARDWPATGTVLSTHDTKRSADVRARIAVLSECPERWERLLTSLAWAPAPDRHFAWVAWQTASGFGFPSPERLGPALLKSVREAGLHTSWTEPDEGYEQAVEEFVEAGPAGPPVYQVALFARELDPYVRANSLGAALVHLTMPGVPDLYQGTEGEYIALVDPDNRRPFREPDGDRKTAVTKAALDVRRRRPDVFGESGTYAALTALGPAAGHCLAFSRSGEVITAVTRLALRLEEAGGWRDTALPLPAGRWTDLLSPGREFTGGGPVPLADLFATGPVALLERTADG from the coding sequence ATGACGCCCACCGCCACGTACCGGCTCCAGCTGCAACCGGACTTCCCCTTCCGGGCCGCCGAGGAGGCGGTCCCCTACCTCGCCGGCCTCGGCGTCTCCCATCTGCACCTCTCCCCCGTCCTGGAGGCGGTGCCCGGCTCCCCGCACGGGTACGACGTCGTCGACCACGACCGGGTGCGGGAGGAGCTCGGCGGCGAGGAGGGGTTGCGCGCGCTGGCCCGCACGGCACGCCGGCACGGTCTCGGACTGGTGGTCGACATCGTGCCCAACCACATGGCAGCCGCCCCCCGGTACAACCGGGCCCTCCGGGAGGTTCTGCGGGAGGGCCCGGAGTCGCCCTTCGCCCGCTGGTTCGACATCGACTGGGACGCGGGCGGCGGGAAGGTGCTGATGCCGGTGCTGGGCGAGCGGCTGGGCGAGGAGCTCGGAGCACTGCGGGTGGAGGGGCGGAGCCTCCACTACGGCGAACACACGTTCCCGGTGCGGGAGGGCACGGAGGAGCTGCCGCTGCCGGAACTGCTGGACGCGCAGTGGTACCGGCTCGGCTGGTGGCGGCTGGCCCGCACCGAGCTCAACTACCGGCGGTTCTTCACCATCTCCGAACTGATCGGGGTCCGGGTGGAGGACCCGGAGGTGTTCGCCGCCACCCACGCCAAGATCCTGGAGCTGGTGCGGGACGGGGTGGTGGAGGGCCTGCGGATCGACCACCCGGACGGGCTCGCCGACCCGGAGGGCTATCTGCTGCGGCTGGACGAGGCCACGGGCGGCTGCTGGACGGTCGTCGAGAAGATCCTCACCGGCGACGAGCGGCTGCCGGCGTCCTGGCCGGTCGCCGGCACCACCGGGTACGACGCGCTGTACCGGATCGACGGGCTGTTCACCGACCCGGACGGGGCCGGGGAACTGCTCCGGCAGTACCGGGACCACGCGACCCCAGCCGGGGACCGCGGCGGCTACTGGGGGGCGACCGTGCGGCGTGCCGCCCACAAGGTGGTGACGCACGAGCTGGCGGCCGAGACCGAGGCCCTGGCCCGGCTGGCCGAGCGGGTCTGTGCGGCGGACACGGCGCTGCGCGACCACGCGCCCTGGGCGCTGCGCACCGCGATCCGCGAACTGCTGGTGCGCGTGCCCGTGTACCGCCCGTACCGCACCGGCGGCGAGTCGGTGGTGACGGCCGACGCGGCTCTGCGGGCGAAGGCGGTGTTCGCGGTGGCCCGGGAGGGCGACGCCGTCGACGTGGTCCGCGACCTGGCGCTGGGCCGGCTCGGCAACGGCCCGGACCAGCGGGCGTTCCGGGCGCGGTTCGCGCAGACCTCGTCGGCACTGCGGGCGAAGTCGGTGGAGGACACGGCCTTCTACCGCTACGTACCGCTGCTGTCGGCCAACGAGGTGGGCGGCGATCCCGGCCGGCCGGCGGTGGCGCCGGAGGAGTTCCACGCCTACTGCGCCCGGCTCGCCCGGGACTGGCCGGCCACGGGGACGGTGCTCTCCACTCACGACACCAAGCGCAGCGCGGACGTACGGGCGCGCATCGCGGTGCTGTCGGAGTGCCCGGAGCGGTGGGAGCGGCTGCTGACGAGCCTGGCCTGGGCTCCGGCACCGGACCGGCACTTCGCGTGGGTGGCGTGGCAGACGGCGTCCGGATTCGGGTTCCCCTCCCCGGAACGGCTCGGTCCGGCGCTGCTGAAGTCGGTGCGGGAGGCGGGGCTGCACACCAGCTGGACCGAACCGGACGAGGGGTACGAGCAGGCCGTGGAGGAGTTCGTGGAGGCGGGGCCCGCCGGGCCGCCCGTGTACCAGGTGGCCCTGTTCGCCCGGGAACTCGACCCGTACGTACGGGCCAACTCGCTCGGCGCGGCACTGGTGCACCTGACGATGCCGGGGGTGCCCGACCTGTACCAGGGCACGGAGGGCGAGTACATCGCGCTGGTGGACCCGGACAACCGGCGGCCGTTCCGTGAGCCGGACGGGGACCGGAAGACGGCGGTGACGAAGGCGGCGCTGGACGTGCGCCGGCGGCGCCCGGACGTCTTCGGCGAGTCGGGCACGTACGCCGCCCTGACGGCACTGGGGCCCGCGGCCGGGCACTGCCTGGCGTTCTCCCGCTCGGGCGAGGTGATCACGGCGGTGACCCGGCTGGCGCTTCGGCTGGAGGAGGCGGGCGGCTGGCGGGACACCGCGCTGCCCCTGCCGGCCGGGCGGTGGACGGATCTGCTTTCCCCCGGCCGGGAGTTCACGGGCGGCGGTCCCGTGCCGCTGGCGGATCTCTTCGCCACGGGCCCGGTCGCGCTGCTGGAACGCACCGCGGACGGCTGA